In Zunongwangia profunda SM-A87, the following proteins share a genomic window:
- a CDS encoding BamA/TamA family outer membrane protein: protein MRYCILILFFFCLKVSAQNDSLQRFPVRDSIQIAKDRNFYRQLQEKTKNSKFTRMLYDLMFDPVNPADAKTATKKIENQLQRDFSKYQGKTIRKIYITSLDPFGYSEKDTAVKPTQKIQKIGNVLHARTKEFTIRGLLLIKENSQMDSLEVLESERVLRAQNYIRRTLIRPTNVTGDPNMVDLYVYVLDSWSISADGSVSSRKGELRLREYNSFGLGHRTTLAYKQGYQNEIGTGYTLGYRAQNLFNTYINAEVLRDLDVDGTYENFASIDREFYSPYARWAGEISIRQSFYDEHIYLGDLDTLLLEPLKYRDFNVWGGYAIPVANKDSEEKLPTNLILAGRYTKRDYLDRPGENIDSVAYFSNNNVLLGSVGIRDINYTRDRYIFRNGDIEDISLGHSYFINSGIQRNAGNQNYFYLGIDLTYSDYIKNFGYLATNLGYGSYFFKNTARQSLFRFGTTYFSPIFRVGNWFFRQFAKSNVVVGINRKDFIRDRISINDEDGIYGFDTHQVFGTRKFVFNFQTQSYVPFSWLGFRMSPFINFDLGFIGEAPKPFFSNDLYTKFGMGLIISNDYFVFDNIRLSFAIFPNMPGRGRNILDFNINTDNQFTLENYRYEPPHILEYR, encoded by the coding sequence TTGAGATACTGTATTCTTATATTATTCTTCTTCTGCCTAAAAGTATCTGCTCAAAATGATAGTCTGCAGCGATTTCCGGTTCGTGATTCTATTCAAATAGCCAAAGATCGTAATTTCTACAGACAACTTCAGGAGAAAACGAAGAACAGTAAATTTACCAGGATGCTTTACGATTTAATGTTTGATCCTGTAAACCCTGCAGATGCTAAAACAGCTACCAAAAAAATAGAAAACCAACTACAGCGTGATTTTTCAAAATACCAGGGAAAAACCATACGTAAAATTTATATTACCTCGCTGGATCCTTTTGGATACAGCGAAAAGGACACGGCTGTAAAGCCTACTCAAAAAATCCAGAAAATAGGGAATGTTTTACATGCACGCACCAAAGAGTTTACCATTAGAGGGTTATTATTAATCAAGGAAAACTCCCAAATGGATTCTTTGGAAGTTTTAGAATCTGAGCGTGTTTTAAGAGCACAAAATTATATAAGGAGAACCCTAATACGCCCCACCAATGTTACGGGCGATCCAAACATGGTAGATTTATATGTATATGTGTTGGACAGCTGGAGCATATCAGCAGATGGCAGTGTTTCCAGCCGCAAAGGTGAATTAAGATTACGGGAATACAATAGTTTTGGTTTGGGACATCGCACTACTCTAGCCTACAAGCAGGGCTATCAGAACGAAATAGGAACAGGATATACCTTAGGATATCGAGCTCAGAATTTATTCAATACCTACATCAATGCTGAAGTTTTAAGGGATTTAGATGTTGATGGGACATATGAAAATTTTGCTAGTATAGATCGGGAATTTTATTCTCCCTATGCGCGTTGGGCGGGAGAAATAAGCATCAGGCAAAGCTTTTATGATGAACATATTTATCTTGGAGATCTGGATACATTACTTTTAGAACCTTTAAAATATAGGGATTTTAATGTATGGGGCGGTTACGCCATTCCTGTTGCCAATAAAGATTCTGAAGAAAAATTACCAACCAACCTAATATTAGCGGGAAGGTACACCAAAAGGGATTATTTAGACAGGCCGGGAGAGAATATAGATTCTGTTGCGTATTTCTCGAATAACAATGTTCTTTTAGGTTCTGTGGGGATTAGAGATATTAACTATACGCGAGATCGGTATATTTTTAGAAATGGAGATATTGAAGATATTTCGCTTGGCCACAGCTATTTTATAAATTCTGGAATTCAGCGAAATGCGGGCAATCAGAATTACTTTTATTTAGGGATCGATTTAACCTATTCAGATTACATTAAAAACTTTGGTTATCTAGCAACCAATCTTGGCTACGGAAGTTACTTTTTTAAAAATACAGCACGACAATCACTTTTTAGATTCGGAACCACCTATTTCTCTCCTATTTTCAGGGTCGGTAACTGGTTTTTCAGGCAATTCGCAAAGTCTAACGTCGTAGTTGGTATTAACCGAAAAGATTTTATCAGAGACCGGATCTCCATAAATGATGAAGATGGGATTTATGGCTTTGATACCCATCAGGTTTTTGGAACGCGCAAGTTTGTTTTTAATTTTCAGACACAATCCTACGTGCCTTTTAGTTGGCTGGGTTTTAGGATGAGCCCGTTTATAAATTTTGACCTTGGGTTCATCGGTGAAGCCCCAAAACCTTTTTTCAGTAATGACCTTTATACCAAATTTGGCATGGGACTTATAATTAGCAACGATTATTTTGTATTTGATAATATTCGCTTATCCTTCGCCATTTTTCCTAACATGCCGGGCAGGGGTCGTAATATCCTGGATTTTAACATAAATACCGACAATCAATTTACCTTAGAAAATTATCGTTATGAACCTCCTCATATTTTGGAATATCGATAG
- the mnmD gene encoding tRNA (5-methylaminomethyl-2-thiouridine)(34)-methyltransferase MnmD — MERKIIKTGDGSSTIHIPEWNEQYHSKHGALQEAMHVFIRTGLDFTVAEFNKNELSILEIGFGTGLNALLTAFYGDAITINYTGVEAYPVKPEELAILDYASVLPDFKTAAEVFNKMHHAEWEKMLPITAHFNLKKQEKTFQEIDERAIFDLIYFDAFGARVQPELWTEPIFLKMYNSLKLNGVLVTYAAKGSVRRAMQAVGFTVERLPGPPGKREMLRAVKK, encoded by the coding sequence TTGGAACGAAAAATCATTAAAACCGGAGACGGTTCGTCTACTATTCATATTCCAGAATGGAATGAACAGTACCATTCCAAGCATGGTGCTTTGCAGGAAGCGATGCATGTTTTTATAAGAACTGGCTTGGATTTCACGGTAGCCGAATTTAATAAGAATGAACTTTCGATTTTAGAAATTGGCTTTGGAACCGGTTTAAATGCATTACTTACCGCTTTTTACGGGGACGCAATAACAATTAATTATACCGGTGTTGAGGCGTATCCTGTAAAACCTGAAGAATTAGCAATTTTGGATTATGCATCTGTATTACCGGACTTTAAAACTGCGGCAGAGGTGTTTAATAAAATGCACCATGCCGAATGGGAAAAAATGCTGCCTATAACTGCTCATTTTAATTTAAAGAAACAGGAAAAAACATTTCAGGAAATCGATGAGCGTGCTATTTTTGATTTAATATATTTTGATGCATTTGGCGCAAGGGTCCAGCCTGAATTGTGGACTGAGCCAATTTTTCTAAAAATGTATAATTCGTTAAAATTAAACGGAGTTTTGGTAACCTACGCAGCGAAAGGAAGCGTTAGAAGAGCAATGCAAGCGGTAGGGTTCACGGTAGAAAGATTACCTGGACCGCCGGGGAAACGGGAAATGTTAAGAGCCGTTAAAAAATAG
- a CDS encoding nucleotide exchange factor GrpE, with translation MTKKANDKDQDTIKDQVEENIDKAIDEVEKEQAEKSENKEVADEDTSETDKLKEDLQKEKDKFLRLFAEFENYKKRTSKERLELFKTANQEVMLAMLPVLDDFDRALVEINKTEDKNLLKGVELIHNKFRETLKNKGLEPVEVESGDTFDADIHEAITQIPAPNDDLKGKIVDVVERGYRLGERIIRYPKVVTGK, from the coding sequence ATGACAAAGAAAGCTAACGATAAAGATCAGGACACAATAAAGGATCAGGTAGAGGAAAATATCGATAAAGCAATCGATGAGGTAGAAAAAGAACAAGCAGAAAAGTCTGAAAATAAAGAGGTAGCAGATGAAGATACTTCTGAAACAGATAAGTTAAAAGAAGATCTTCAAAAAGAAAAAGACAAGTTTTTACGTCTTTTTGCTGAATTTGAAAATTATAAAAAGCGAACCTCCAAAGAACGTTTAGAACTTTTTAAAACTGCCAATCAGGAAGTAATGCTTGCTATGTTGCCAGTTTTAGATGATTTTGACAGGGCTTTAGTTGAGATCAATAAGACTGAAGACAAAAATCTTTTAAAAGGGGTAGAGCTTATTCATAACAAGTTCAGAGAAACACTAAAAAATAAAGGCTTGGAACCTGTCGAAGTTGAAAGTGGAGACACTTTTGATGCCGATATTCATGAAGCCATAACGCAAATTCCTGCTCCTAATGACGATCTTAAAGGGAAGATTGTAGATGTTGTGGAGCGAGGATATAGATTAGGAGAGCGTATTATTCGTTATCCAAAAGTTGTTACCGGTAAGTAG
- a CDS encoding fasciclin domain-containing protein — protein sequence MKKKNLILSVVVILLTTLTYAQEEKFFEMVDDTNEYTIVELAEMDSRFSTFLTFLKASGLDTSVEYVEGYTIFLPTNQAFEDMKLGELSQLTNPENKIKLVEFVKHYIIPQKVLKNEFNSSQVITVSEDKSIKINTELNGQHVAIGGANIIASDIESKNGIIHVIDQLVTPTDYFATSY from the coding sequence ATGAAAAAGAAAAATTTGATTCTATCTGTTGTAGTTATATTATTAACTACCCTCACCTATGCACAGGAAGAGAAATTCTTTGAAATGGTGGATGATACTAACGAGTATACTATCGTAGAATTGGCTGAAATGGACAGCAGGTTTTCTACGTTTCTAACTTTTCTTAAAGCTTCAGGATTAGATACATCGGTAGAATATGTAGAAGGTTATACTATTTTTTTGCCTACGAATCAGGCTTTCGAAGATATGAAACTAGGAGAGTTGTCTCAACTTACGAATCCTGAAAATAAGATAAAATTAGTAGAATTTGTAAAGCACTATATCATTCCTCAAAAAGTGCTTAAAAATGAGTTTAATAGCTCGCAAGTCATTACGGTTTCTGAAGATAAATCGATTAAAATTAATACTGAGCTGAATGGCCAACATGTGGCCATTGGAGGTGCAAATATCATAGCCAGCGATATCGAATCTAAGAACGGAATTATTCATGTGATCGATCAACTGGTAACCCCAACAGACTATTTTGCTACCAGTTATTAA
- the dnaJ gene encoding molecular chaperone DnaJ — MKEDYYDILGISKGASAAEIKKAYRKMAIKYHPDKNPGDNEAENKFKKAAEAYEVLGNEEKRAKYDRFGHQAFEGGGFGGGGGMNMDDIFSQFGDIFGGGFGGGFSGFGGFGGGGQRRAKGSNLRIRVALTLEEIANGVEKKIKVKRKVQAPGTTYKTCSTCNGTGQVTRVTNTILGRMQTASPCTTCGGSGQMIDQKPADADAQGLKVQEEMVSIKIPAGVEDGMQLKVSGKGNEAPGNGIPGDLLVAIEEKAHESLQREGDNLHYDLYISISEAALGASKEIQTVNGKVRIKIEPGVQSGKILRLRGKGVNSLNGYGKGDLLVHVNVWTPKTLTKDQKEFFEKMANDENFQPNPEKSDKSFFEKVKDMFS, encoded by the coding sequence ATGAAAGAGGATTATTACGACATATTAGGAATAAGCAAAGGTGCTTCGGCAGCTGAAATCAAGAAAGCCTATCGCAAGATGGCGATCAAATATCACCCAGATAAAAATCCGGGTGACAATGAGGCCGAAAATAAATTTAAGAAAGCAGCTGAGGCTTACGAGGTATTAGGAAACGAAGAAAAAAGAGCTAAATACGACCGATTTGGACATCAGGCCTTTGAAGGCGGTGGCTTTGGCGGCGGAGGTGGTATGAATATGGATGACATATTCAGCCAGTTTGGCGATATCTTTGGCGGCGGCTTTGGCGGCGGATTCTCAGGTTTTGGTGGCTTTGGCGGTGGCGGTCAACGTCGCGCAAAGGGAAGTAATTTAAGAATTCGGGTAGCGCTTACGTTAGAAGAAATAGCTAATGGAGTAGAGAAAAAAATTAAAGTAAAGCGTAAAGTTCAGGCGCCTGGAACTACTTATAAAACCTGTTCTACCTGTAATGGTACCGGACAAGTAACCCGCGTGACCAATACGATTTTAGGTAGAATGCAAACTGCTTCCCCCTGTACTACCTGTGGTGGTAGTGGGCAAATGATCGATCAAAAACCGGCAGATGCAGATGCACAGGGATTGAAAGTTCAGGAAGAAATGGTTTCTATTAAAATTCCTGCCGGGGTAGAAGATGGAATGCAACTAAAAGTCTCTGGTAAAGGGAATGAAGCTCCTGGAAATGGAATTCCTGGAGATCTTTTAGTAGCTATCGAAGAGAAAGCTCATGAGAGTTTACAAAGAGAAGGTGATAACCTGCATTATGATCTTTATATAAGTATTTCTGAAGCAGCTCTTGGCGCATCTAAAGAAATCCAAACCGTAAACGGAAAGGTGAGAATTAAAATTGAACCAGGTGTGCAATCTGGAAAAATTTTAAGGCTTCGTGGTAAAGGTGTAAATAGTTTAAACGGGTATGGTAAAGGTGATTTGCTGGTTCATGTAAATGTGTGGACCCCAAAAACCTTAACTAAAGATCAAAAAGAGTTTTTCGAGAAAATGGCGAATGACGAGAACTTTCAGCCGAATCCCGAAAAAAGCGATAAATCATTTTTTGAAAAAGTTAAAGATATGTTTTCTTAG
- a CDS encoding DUF4920 domain-containing protein → MKKIIFSIVLCCALIGCKNSEEKQETVKTSTSNEELAYARFGDNVDAEAAIDANTMANQYAQLKPGDTITTSFTTTVNSVCKMKGCWMNLEIPGDEDVSVKFKDYGFFVPKDIEGKQVVVEGKAFLKEVSVKDQQHFAEDAGKSAQEIAAITEPKQELAFLANGVLLKQ, encoded by the coding sequence ATGAAAAAAATTATATTTTCAATTGTACTGTGCTGTGCACTGATAGGGTGTAAAAATTCAGAAGAAAAGCAAGAAACTGTAAAGACTTCAACCAGTAATGAAGAGTTGGCCTACGCAAGGTTTGGTGACAACGTTGATGCAGAAGCTGCGATAGATGCAAATACAATGGCCAATCAATATGCCCAGTTAAAACCTGGGGACACTATTACTACCAGTTTTACCACTACGGTAAACTCGGTTTGTAAAATGAAAGGCTGCTGGATGAATCTAGAAATCCCAGGTGATGAAGATGTTAGCGTAAAATTTAAAGATTACGGCTTTTTTGTACCTAAAGATATCGAGGGGAAGCAAGTGGTGGTTGAAGGAAAAGCATTTCTTAAAGAAGTATCTGTAAAGGATCAACAGCATTTTGCCGAAGACGCCGGTAAATCTGCACAAGAGATTGCTGCCATTACAGAACCTAAGCAAGAATTGGCATTTTTAGCTAATGGAGTACTTTTAAAACAGTAA
- a CDS encoding TIGR01777 family oxidoreductase: MRVLITGATGLIGSKISALCHEKGIDVNYLTTSKDKIQHKDHYRGFLWDPQGGEIDKRAIENVDAIINLVGASIAQRWTTENKRKILNSRVESTNLLFDTLSKNDHQIKHIVSASAIGVYPSSLQKLYFEEEEKIDDSFVSKVVVQWESAVNNFKDLGLKVSKIRIGLVMAENGGMLEKLKEPVNFNIGAPLGSGKQWQSWIHIKDLTQIFLYVLENQLAGTFNGVAPNPVTNKEMTQEVAKQLDKPLWLPNVPKFVLKAAFGEMSTLLLSSQLVSSKKIEGQGYHFEYVHLQPALEDLL; encoded by the coding sequence ATGCGGGTATTAATCACTGGAGCTACAGGGCTTATTGGTTCAAAAATTTCAGCATTATGCCATGAGAAAGGCATAGATGTAAATTATCTTACAACTAGTAAAGATAAAATTCAGCATAAAGATCATTATCGCGGATTTTTATGGGATCCGCAAGGTGGAGAGATCGATAAACGAGCGATCGAAAACGTGGATGCGATAATTAATCTGGTGGGTGCCAGTATCGCGCAGCGATGGACGACTGAAAATAAGCGTAAAATTTTAAATAGCAGGGTAGAAAGTACCAACCTGCTTTTTGATACCTTATCAAAAAACGATCACCAAATTAAACACATTGTTTCAGCCAGTGCCATTGGGGTATATCCAAGTTCTTTACAAAAGCTTTATTTTGAAGAAGAAGAAAAGATAGATGATTCATTTGTTAGCAAGGTAGTGGTACAATGGGAAAGTGCAGTAAACAATTTTAAAGATTTAGGACTTAAAGTTTCAAAAATAAGAATCGGACTGGTGATGGCTGAAAATGGCGGAATGCTGGAAAAGCTAAAAGAACCGGTTAATTTTAATATTGGAGCACCTTTAGGTAGCGGAAAGCAGTGGCAGTCCTGGATTCATATTAAAGATCTGACCCAGATTTTCCTGTATGTTTTAGAAAATCAACTTGCGGGTACTTTTAATGGTGTAGCACCAAATCCGGTGACTAATAAAGAAATGACCCAGGAAGTAGCAAAACAACTTGATAAACCTTTATGGTTGCCAAATGTACCAAAGTTTGTGCTTAAAGCTGCATTTGGAGAGATGTCCACGCTTTTACTATCTAGTCAACTGGTAAGTAGTAAGAAAATTGAAGGACAGGGATACCACTTTGAATATGTGCATTTGCAACCGGCACTAGAAGATTTGTTATAA
- a CDS encoding pyrophosphohydrolase domain-containing protein: MKKRIDAVTQFHSAFGLGVSEQPIASLGAAKNKLRFELMKEENEEYLEAAQNGDLVEVADALGDMLYILCGTIIEHGMQHKIEEVFDEIQRSNMSKLGADGKPIYREDGKVLKGPNYFKPNIKEILDK, from the coding sequence ATGAAAAAAAGAATTGATGCGGTTACGCAATTTCATAGTGCCTTTGGATTGGGGGTAAGTGAGCAACCTATAGCAAGTTTGGGAGCGGCTAAAAACAAGCTGAGGTTTGAATTAATGAAAGAAGAAAATGAAGAATATCTTGAAGCAGCACAGAATGGCGACCTTGTTGAAGTTGCTGATGCCCTTGGAGATATGCTTTATATTTTGTGCGGCACCATTATCGAGCATGGTATGCAACATAAAATAGAGGAGGTTTTTGATGAAATTCAGCGTAGTAATATGAGTAAACTGGGGGCTGATGGGAAACCAATTTACAGAGAAGATGGGAAAGTATTAAAAGGACCTAATTATTTTAAACCGAATATAAAGGAAATTCTTGATAAATAA
- a CDS encoding YceI family protein, whose translation MKKNILKGFMALSLIVGLGSCKNNNNHDSEAEDAKEVAEATAESMEYVVDTTASSISWIGKKPAGQHTGTIKVEEGTFKANDSIIESGNFTIDMMSIEVTDLEGDDKKNLEAHLMGTVEGKEGDFFNVNEFPEATFEVTGISETDGKTMMEGNLTIKDETKNISFPVSINKTDDGYEISSEEFTIDRTNWNVNYGSKSVFDSLGDNFIYDDITLKLDIKADKKA comes from the coding sequence ATGAAAAAAAACATTTTAAAAGGATTTATGGCCTTAAGCCTTATCGTAGGTTTAGGAAGTTGTAAAAACAATAACAATCATGATAGCGAAGCTGAAGATGCTAAAGAAGTAGCAGAAGCAACAGCTGAATCAATGGAATATGTTGTAGATACTACAGCTTCTTCTATTAGCTGGATAGGTAAGAAACCTGCAGGACAGCACACCGGTACTATTAAAGTTGAAGAAGGAACTTTTAAGGCTAACGACAGTATTATCGAAAGTGGAAACTTTACGATAGATATGATGTCTATAGAAGTTACAGATCTTGAAGGTGACGACAAGAAAAATCTTGAAGCACATTTAATGGGTACTGTAGAAGGTAAAGAAGGTGATTTCTTTAATGTAAATGAATTTCCTGAAGCTACTTTTGAAGTAACAGGAATTTCTGAAACAGATGGTAAAACCATGATGGAAGGAAACCTTACGATTAAAGATGAAACCAAAAATATTTCTTTTCCGGTGTCAATCAACAAAACTGACGATGGTTATGAAATTTCCAGTGAAGAGTTTACTATAGATCGTACTAACTGGAATGTGAACTACGGATCTAAATCTGTATTTGACAGTTTAGGTGATAATTTTATCTACGACGATATTACTTTAAAATTAGATATTAAAGCTGATAAAAAAGCTTAA
- a CDS encoding ABC transporter ATP-binding protein, with the protein MENLLVAENIYKRFGGYTALNNVSITIPKGSVFGLLGPNGAGKTTFIRIINQITMPDEGQVYLDGRPLHPEDIQHIGYLPEERGLYKSMKVGEQALYLARLKGLSKAEAKQRLQYWFEKLEITGWWDKKIQELSKGMAQKVQFVITVLHNPKLLIFDEPFSGFDPVNANIIKREILELKEKGATILFSTHRMESVEELCDYMALINKSNKLLDGKVSEIKKEYKNNTFEVGLECEHEAALMAELQEKFKVGAAHFKSINDDLKVSIQLQPHENPNDLIQYLLTKARINHFVEVIPSVNDIFIKTVTHNA; encoded by the coding sequence ATGGAAAATCTTTTGGTTGCAGAGAACATCTATAAACGATTTGGAGGTTACACTGCACTAAATAATGTATCGATCACCATACCTAAAGGGAGTGTCTTTGGTTTGTTAGGCCCTAATGGTGCAGGAAAAACCACATTCATCAGGATAATCAATCAGATAACGATGCCAGATGAAGGCCAGGTATATCTTGATGGAAGACCTTTGCACCCAGAAGATATACAGCATATTGGTTATCTGCCCGAGGAACGCGGATTGTATAAGTCTATGAAAGTAGGGGAACAGGCGCTCTATTTGGCCAGGTTGAAAGGACTTTCTAAGGCTGAAGCTAAGCAACGATTGCAATACTGGTTTGAGAAACTGGAAATTACCGGATGGTGGGATAAGAAAATTCAGGAACTTTCTAAAGGAATGGCGCAAAAAGTACAATTTGTAATTACGGTGCTTCATAATCCAAAATTGTTAATTTTTGATGAGCCTTTTAGTGGTTTTGATCCCGTAAATGCTAATATCATTAAACGTGAGATCTTAGAATTAAAAGAAAAAGGCGCTACAATTTTATTTTCAACACATCGTATGGAAAGCGTAGAAGAACTTTGTGATTATATGGCGCTTATCAATAAGTCTAATAAATTATTGGATGGTAAGGTTTCTGAAATAAAAAAAGAATATAAAAACAATACTTTTGAAGTAGGATTAGAGTGCGAACACGAAGCAGCTTTAATGGCCGAGCTTCAGGAAAAATTTAAGGTAGGTGCAGCTCATTTTAAGAGTATTAATGATGATCTTAAAGTAAGTATTCAGTTACAACCTCACGAAAATCCTAATGATTTAATTCAGTATTTATTAACCAAAGCAAGGATCAATCATTTTGTAGAAGTGATTCCTTCGGTAAACGATATTTTCATCAAAACGGTTACTCATAATGCGTAG
- a CDS encoding branched-chain amino acid aminotransferase encodes MENIATKVKITKASSSKLSSVDFSNLTFGKVFTDHMMVCDYKDGSWQTPEIVPYGPLQMYPSAKVFHYGQAVFEGMKAYKDDEDKVWLFRPEQNFERINKSSKRLAIPEFPKGHFFNGLEELLKLDKEWIQKGFGNSMYLRPFVIATEPGVSASTSSEYKFMILCSPAQSYYSGEVRVKVSEDYSRAADGGVGFAKAAGNYGAQFFPTDIANSEGYQQIIWTDANTHEYLEEAGTMNLFFRIGDKLVTAPISDRILDGVTRKSIIDLAKDANIDVEIRRIKVAELIEAANAGELKEIFGSGTATVVTPILGFGYKGEKYELPKIEDSYAKSFKDQLLKIQYNQAEDKFGWRYEVK; translated from the coding sequence ATGGAAAACATCGCGACGAAAGTAAAAATCACCAAAGCATCTTCTTCTAAATTATCCAGTGTAGATTTTAGTAATCTTACCTTTGGTAAAGTCTTTACCGACCATATGATGGTTTGTGATTATAAGGATGGTTCCTGGCAAACTCCTGAGATTGTTCCTTACGGACCTTTACAAATGTACCCATCTGCAAAAGTATTTCACTATGGGCAGGCAGTTTTTGAAGGAATGAAAGCGTATAAAGACGATGAGGATAAAGTATGGCTTTTTAGACCAGAGCAAAATTTTGAACGTATTAATAAGTCCAGTAAACGTCTTGCTATCCCTGAATTTCCTAAAGGTCATTTTTTTAATGGACTGGAAGAACTACTAAAATTAGACAAGGAATGGATCCAAAAAGGTTTTGGAAACTCCATGTATCTTCGTCCTTTTGTCATCGCTACTGAACCCGGTGTATCTGCTTCTACATCTAGTGAATATAAATTTATGATCTTGTGTTCTCCTGCACAATCCTATTATAGCGGTGAAGTTCGCGTAAAAGTTTCTGAGGATTATAGCCGTGCTGCAGATGGAGGGGTTGGTTTTGCAAAAGCTGCCGGGAATTATGGGGCTCAATTCTTCCCTACAGATATTGCAAACAGTGAAGGTTATCAACAAATTATTTGGACAGACGCGAACACACACGAATATCTAGAGGAAGCGGGTACCATGAACCTTTTCTTTAGAATTGGTGATAAATTGGTTACCGCTCCAATTAGTGATAGAATTCTTGACGGTGTTACCAGAAAAAGTATCATCGATCTTGCCAAAGATGCCAATATCGATGTTGAAATTAGAAGAATAAAAGTTGCTGAACTTATTGAAGCGGCGAATGCGGGCGAACTAAAAGAAATTTTTGGATCGGGTACAGCAACTGTTGTGACACCTATTTTAGGTTTTGGTTATAAAGGCGAAAAATACGAATTACCAAAAATTGAAGATTCGTATGCCAAATCTTTTAAGGATCAGTTATTAAAAATTCAATATAATCAGGCAGAGGACAAGTTCGGCTGGAGATACGAGGTAAAATAA